From one Liolophura sinensis isolate JHLJ2023 chromosome 10, CUHK_Ljap_v2, whole genome shotgun sequence genomic stretch:
- the LOC135477205 gene encoding indolethylamine N-methyltransferase-like, with protein sequence MAASKEDDYKDSFDAEFYLKTYYSSVKSVDGTTEFMLSHYHDIFQTGEITGKRLLDIGTGPAICYVIEQCLRFDQVYLSDFPESNRRALHQWLSNHNFHDYSPFFKHLAKKFSDERTWEDIRDEVAQKLSGILFCDVRSASPLKPSFFPQFDAVTSTFCLHAVPETLGEYRAIVRNVSSLLKPGGWMVEMGHLEETYYTVKDTRYNVLYMNKKDVCKIWTEEGFTIHNWKEYTPVSQERKTYTDWKSIFCMVAKKKNPSEK encoded by the exons ATGGCGGCGTCCAAAGAGGACGATTACAAAGATTCTTTTGATGCCGAATTCTACCTGAAGACTTACTACAGCAGCGTGAAGTCCGTGGATGGAACGACCGAGTTTATGCTGAGTCACTATCATGACATCTTTCAAACAG gggagataaccggGAAGAGGTTACTGGACATCGGGACGGGCCCAGCCATCTGTTACGTCATAGAGCAATGCCTGAGGTTTGATCAGGTGTACCTGAGCGACTTCCCCGAGTCGAACCGCCGGGCCTTACACCAGTGGCTCTCCAACCACAACTTCCACGATTACAGCCCCTTCTTCAAGCACTTAGCCAAGAAATTCTCAGACGA ACGGACATGGGAAGACATTCGTGACGAGGTGGCCCAAAAGCTGAGTGGAATTCTGTTCTGTGACGTGCGCTCGGCCAGTCCGCTGAAGCCTAGTTTCTTCCCTCAGTTTGATGCCGTGACGTCGACGTTCTGCCTTCACGCCGTTCCGGAGACGCTGGGCGAGTACCGGGCGATCGTGAGGAACGTCTCTAGCCTGCTGAAGCCCGGGGGGTGGATGGTAGAAATGGGACACTTGGAGGAGACTTACTACACCGTCAAGGATACCCGCTACAACGTGCTCTACATGAACAAGAAAGACGTGTGCAAGATCTGGACCGAGGAAGGCTTTACCATTCACAACTGGAAGGAATACACACCCGTGTCTCAAGAGAGAAAGACATACACCGACTGGAAGAGTATATTCTGTATGGTGGCTAAGAAAAAGAATCCGTCAGAAAaataa
- the LOC135476795 gene encoding uncharacterized protein LOC135476795, whose protein sequence is MAATLFNGSGSRYPYWTNVPPNVPKYPSSQEMFKRYAPEKFTQREGRQSYQHWTDKWYDSGLPVIRRSELPRYVDRREPCSQDWQYNPGTSAEPKWSRENKDWPVSSRFYTSGTPPAETMRARGLNRISQVEPNLYARSNYMTSTYRKPVYSIFGPLQREKVYGLTHQHNRHGFMPFEDYY, encoded by the exons ATGGCAGCAACACTGTTCAACGGGAGTGGGAGTCGATATCCGTACTGGACAAATGTCCCTCCAAATGTGCCCAAATACCCCAGCTCACAGGAAATGTTCAA GAGGTATGCCCCAGAGAAATTTACTCAGAGGGAAGGGCGGCAGTCATACCAG CACTGGACAGACAAGTGGTATGACTCTGGCTTACCTGTTATAAGGAGATCAGAACTCCCCCGCTACGTGGACCGCCGTGAGCCCTGCTCCCAGGACTGGCAGTATAACCCCGGGACTTCAGCCGAACCAAAGTGGAGCCGAGAAAACAAAGACTGGCCAGTGTCATCACGCTTTTACACGAGTGGCACCCCACCTGCTGAAACCATGAGGGCGCGTGGTTTGAACCGCATTTCTCAGGTAGAACCAAACCTCTATGCCAGGTCAAACTACATGACATCTACATACAGAAAGCCGGTGTACTCCATCTTTGGACCTCTGCAGAGAGAAAAGGTGTATGGACTTACTCATCAACATAATCGCCATGGTTTCATGCCATTTGAAGACTACTACTGA
- the LOC135476815 gene encoding uncharacterized protein LOC135476815 → MAAAHQFLSTPVKLPKQWQPRLNEWSVYHCSHPDVAQAGWRKWSAEHPDWYARKSSSTTPDWFRRRVNTIRRADYKNVNWHYDLASKPNSRNHDIFVSNTNEVLQKDTAKAMPPNRAYRGSVEYPKPFPAEIPAPRWGLYNPHHYEEPTRFTHFPPIKHTGLDTTIVHM, encoded by the exons ATGGCGGCTGCTCATCAGTTTTTATCCACGCCGGTTAAACTTCCAAAGCAATG GCAGCCGCGTCTAAATGAGTGGAGTGTATACCATTGCAGTCACCCGGATGTAGCCCAG GCTGGATGGCGGAAGTGGTCTGCTGAGCACCCTGACTGGTATGCCCGAAAGTCCTCTTCTACCACACCGGACTGGTTCCGACGAAGAGTGAACACTATCAGGAGAG CCGACTACAAGAACGTGAACTGGCACTACGACTTGGCGTCCAAACCCAACAGCAGAAACCACGACATCTTCGTGTCCAATACCAACGAGGTTCTTCAGAAGGACACCGCCAAGGCCATGCCCCCGAACAGAGCGTATCGAGGCAGTGTAGAGTACCCCAAGCCCTTCCCCGCGGAAATTCCCGCCCCCAGATGGGGTCTGTACAACCCTCACCATTATGAGGAACCCACACGCTTTACCCACTTTCCACCAATCAAACACACGGGACTAGATACGACGATTGTGCACATGTAA